The DNA segment AGATGCAAAGTCATATTATGGTAAAACTGAGTTCATGTTAAATGTCAAACGCACATCGGAAATCCTTTTCCGGAATATGAAACTATCAGACGTAGGTAGATGGAAATAATTTGTCTTTTCATATTCAAGGGATAAAAAAGGAGGCCTGATTATACCTTCTACTTTGAAGAACAAAGTTTCTTGACATACTTTTCTGTTAAATATTATCTCAGTGCATTGTAATACAATTatgatcattttaaaaatactaaTGAAAGAACGACAACTCGGTCGTCTTATAAATGTTAGTtgcttaataaaacaaatatttttaaggtTAAGTTTTGTAACCGTACAGTAATAGTATACTTGACTGTACAACTGCTCGCTACGCCTCTTATTAGCttagaaaatttcaataaacTAATTTGTGTTCATAATAAATGTTGAAGTTAATAGTTGTCAAacttttttccttttcttttcttttttataataagttGCTTTTAAATGATTGATAAAGAAATCAAACAGAACTGTGGGGGATATTTTGAGGTCAGTTTTTGTGTTGCTGAATATGCCTGACAAATTGCAGTCTTTTATGTCAAGTGTGGGGTTTAAACTATCACCATTAAAATACTCTATTTGAAGTGAATTCTGTGGAATTTCTGTAAATGGTAAATACCTTTTGGCGTGAATCTGTCTAGCGTGACATTCAACTTGGTTTACTTAGCAGTTGACCTCGCAGTCGTAAATTTCTCTAGCAAACTGTGTTGTCTAAGGACATTTCATTGACATTGCGTTGTAGCATCAGGTAGATGTGGTTATGATTGGTCATAACTAACCCGTATGCCAGTACCGTTGTTGCAAGGACAAGAAGGGaattgtaaaagagggacgaaagataccaaagggacagtcaaactcgtaaatctaaaacaaactgacaacgtcatggctaaaaatgaaaaagacaaacagaaaaacaatagtacacatgacacaacatagaaaactaaagaataaacaacacgaaccccaccaaaaaactaggggtgatctcaggtgctccggaagggtaaacagatcctgctccacatgcggcacccgtcatgttgcttatgtgattacaaatccggtaaatagtctaattcggtaggtcaaattcatgaaagggaaggggattgtagttacgacgtaaggaacatatccgatatcatttgtgaaacggttattccataacggtcaaccaactcgtgatggcgtccgtaaaacaGTTTAATGATGTTTACGAGTTTTAATGCCCCTTTGGTGTCCTTTGGCTCTCTGTGAAAGGGTTTCATTTCAGCTTCCAGTTATTCATGCgacttttatcaaattttgtacTTCACCTGCCCCCTTTAGAAAAAAGTGACCATTGCATGCAAGTTGTAAGGAAACATGTTAGGACATCTAGACCAACAAAGACAACAAGAACCGTCAGCAACTATAGCAAAGctaatttattgttttcttgtgtatttattttgtcttcaatgggcaatttattcaattttgcaAAACCAGATTAAATCgatcacatttttttatgtgtgGCTATCTATGTCTCCTGAcgtctttttttcatatatgcTGATGTCAGATCATATGTTGTCCTTGTTTAACTAAACCGAAGCATATTGAAGAACAGCCTTGCTCTAAATACTTAAGGtttactgattttgtttttgagacTCGGGTAGTTATTCAGTTTGGTTATTGCTAAACGTAATatagtgatatatatatatatatatacaactcgtctaaacatcaacccaacaatgttagatctgtaaatttcctttcgcaaatttttggttcttccctcgccgggattcgaacccatgctactgtgatatcgtgacaccaaatcgcctgcactgcagccgtcccgctagaccacacgaccacctgggctctcaaaaaaagagctttcgctggccatgtgttacctttccacgtcagttttaatctagcggcgtaccacagtacatatatatatatatatgtactcaACGTATTTATCTACACCTTGTGCATGGTACTCCTATTTTTCatcgtaaaatttaaaatgtttctttgaaaattttctGACGCAATAAAAGAATGGCTGAACTTGAAGGTAAATTTAGTTTGCCGTTGCCACGATCCTTTTCACGTCTTTATTTATGACTTTCCATCGTTACTTAACACCACTGTTTTACTTCAGATTTATgtgatgtattatgttttttttaaattttgattttctcaATAGGTTAAGATCTTGTCTATGTATTGGTCTTGCAAACTTTCTGAACTTTCAGCaaacactttcaaatattacTTGAAAGTCATTAATAAGGGTAAACAAAAACTCTTCAAGATACCAAGCTTATAGCTTATAACGTTGTTtactagacgcgcgtttcgtaccTACAAGACTAAAACAGTTGAAAGGCCATACTACATATAGTGATGACGAGCATTACCAACCCAAAAATTCTAACAACCTTTTTCCTAAAAAGTATCTTTAGAAATCTAAAGACTGAGAAACACGAAAACCACCACATTCTCTaacatgtatttctttttcgTTCTCTTGTTATctccttttttcaatttataagtacaataaatgaaatagtaATAACTATTCAACAACATTTGTTGAATTTTAGTAAGTGCTATGATTCTACAAAGTATTTGAAAGCTGATCCGTCAGATTTGTAAGTAAGTAAACGATAAGTATGATTGTCAAGAAAAAGATCCATAATCTCTTTGTCCCGAACTAATTCTTTACTTCGCTTTCCATCCGATGAAATATAATAGATGTTTCCCGAAACATTACCAGCAACGAAAACATCCCCATTTCTGTTGACTGTTAGTCCTATTGGGCGATGCAGCTTGTTCTTTTTAAACTGCCACTTTTCATTCCCTAATAAATCAAAGCAATACACAGTATTGAAAATCCAGTTAGTGTAAATAATGCTATCGTGCGTAACAACAAGAAAAGTTTTctgatttattttgattggaaTTGTTTTTATCAGTTGCCCAGTTGTGTGGTCTAGAACGACAATTCCACGCCCTTCTATAACAACGTATAAGTGGTTGGAAACATTTGCTATTCCAAAACAGTTGGTTTCCCAGTTAAATGATTTCATGGCATCCTTCGTCGCCAAATCTATTATTTCGACATACCGATTTTCGCCATAGCTGACTGCTATGAGTTTACTTGAAATAATAGCTAAATCAAAAGGCCGGCCGGAAAGGTAAATCTTACTTTGAAAATGTCCTTCATCATCATGGATAAGAAGTAATTTTAGATTGGGTTCTGTAAAAATCATCCATCCATTTGCCAGGACCAAACATTTTTTCATAAGAATGTCGTGATGATGAGAACTCCCACTGTTTAACACATCATCATTCGAAGATTTAAATTTCTTCCATAAATGAAGCCGCACATTGATTGTATGTCTTGTAGGATTGGTTGATCTTTTAGTTTCACTAATACTATTGGATGCTGTGGTTGATTGACCGATATTATCAGAAGAACTGTTTGCTTGACTTGTGGTTTTATTTTCAGGTTGTTGAGGCTTCACTGCAAACGATACTGCATGTTGAAGTTTCTGCATCTTTTAGACctactgaagaaaaaaacaaaacatttgtataaaacaattataaccaTAACAATAATTGCGTAATAGTTACTTATTTTTGCTAACAGTTATATTTTATCTACTATATATAAAGTGTCATCCTTTAACACAAACAGCTGACTTCAAGTTTTACCATCTACTTGTGCCACTATAAACCATGTACTGTGTTACAACCCTAgataaagattatttatataGTCTAGTTGGTGAAGTGATTAAGGGTGCTGGACACATGGCAGGTGGTGCTACCTCGATGATCATATTTGCTCAAAAATCTATCTATCTTCCAAGATTTCAAGTTGATAACCTAAACGCAAATAATTGGTAAAAATCgtcattaaaaaacaattactCCAAATACGAGTCGACTGACAATTTCGGCcattatttttagattttgtcTTTATAATCATTTGCTCTTTGAAATTTCTATTATAGTATGTAAAAATGAGGAAACAATTCATTATGTGAATTTCAGTACTACAATAAACAACTCTATGTGCCAGATGAGCTATTACAGACGCTTAATATCtgattgaaaatatcaaattcctcTAATGACAAATTTTCATGTGCATTTCCAAAGTCAggattctttttttgttgtcatagtttttcatgttttgaatGCTTATAGAAAAAATGACTTATAGAAAAATATCCAATGAGTGAATGAACAACGCATCAATTCACGGGTGCAGCACATGAATTAATTATCGGTGTTGTTGGTCTACAAGTTGTTATTCGAATTATGTAGTACTCAATGTATGTCCATTCATCCATCCGTAGATTTTCACATATGTATGTCTGTATatactttttacttgtttatctATCCCACAGTCAACTaacatgcaaaacaaaatttcaattgttGTATTACTCTTCAACttaaacacattatttacataaataaatagaaatacaaacGATTTATAGatattgataaatgaaaaacttaCAGCTTATGTAAATCGCCAATTTTCCCTTTTGTTTAACTTGGTTAAGACTGTCCAATTTCAATAATGAGCTCAAGGGTATTGAAATGAATTCATCGAATGactaaatttgaaaagaaaacccTTTTCgtttatgtttaatttcattcaacaatgaacattcaaaataaaactacaaaagtttaaattacTTGAGAAAAGtgatttgttttacagtttgttttataaaatcgTTCTTTCGCTGTTTACAATGTTGTAAATAATGAGATTTCCAGTATTAACCATTGAAAGGTTTAGCTCCGTTTTATTGAgtataaagttttataattatCAATGCTTGctataaattacaaaacttaAGCTGATTCAAATGGagttaaaagaatattttcataaagataTTGACGTGTAAACGGACAACTCACTCCACTCATAAATGAAAACAGTTTAATTAACTTTAGGTTAACTTTGTGCTTCAAACGAAAGATTTAACTTTATGAATCGGgcgtcactggtaagtcttTTATAGGCGAACAGTTTTTGTCTTGTGGACACATGTTtaatcctggtttctatgatgagtttattcacttCAAAAATAATATCCTTTGTAGGAATGACTAATATTCTTCTGTCAATGAAGAAATAACAGTATcaattggtgcacactgaaaaAAACACGTACCTTGTTAGTTTAAAAGTGTTCACCagatttttatgttatttcgagtatacagaaaaatatattacagtAATTccttatatctttatttaaattctattttgaGCCGGAATAAATCACGAAAAATGTCGATGACGTCATGGTCATATGACAACAATATGCCTATGAGCTGATATACAACACATTGTCAGCTTATCAGAAGAGGCGTTACATCCTTAGTTAAGTTATCAATAGATAGCACAGTTTCGATTGAGTAGGAATTCATATTTAAGATTATGACTAGCGAATAAGAGTTTGCCTGCAAGAAGCTCACAAATGAAACAAGACTTTACATACATTATTGAAATTACAATGtatcattattttatgtttcaatGATTATTTCAAAGCTAAATATTGTGAGTTAAATATTAAACCCCCTCTCCGTTTTactgaattatttaaaatgagtcattttgtattcatttattttctatatattgtTAATAGTTTTTTGGGGCTCAAATCTGAGTTGAGTAGTGAATTCAAGCGTTAATACAACTGATGTAAACAATCTgaatttttattgttgataGCTAGTGTATCTTTTGTGTATTTTCTTATGATATATCGTTCATGTTTTCCACTCGCCGGATATCTGCAAAAGTCCACGGAAAAGAGTTATAGAAAAAGTCTCAATTAGTTTTCATGGAGATAGATGATCATTGTACGATTTCATGTAGGGTGTTGGTTTTTGATAACGTCTTCACGCAGAGAAATAATGAGAATAAACTTTGAATATTCAACTTAATAACTATCTGTATTGAAAATTGATGTTACttaacaatatattattttcatgattAGTATAATGGGACAAATACCAGCATTGAGAAGAATTTCATTCGTCTATTAGATTTTGTCTTCTCGACGCTTGGTATTTTTCGTATTccactgtaaataaaaaatctgtTCGAAATTAATTACCGTATAGCCGGCCAAGCTGGATGGACGAAAAGCcacttcaaaattataattgatgGACATTTTACGTAGAAGCGCATACTATTGCGAACCTATGAACTAgttgaaacaaaagaaacagactGTTTTTATTTATGGGTTTTTATCAGGTGATGTGCATAACGTTGGTGTCGATATGCTAGCAAATCGATTACATCCaggtattttatttcaaattacagCCCAAAAAAGATGTATAGAAAAatcttgaatatcataatattaTGGTTATTTCATATAACAGCAAGGAAGATGGCAAATTATATacaaagccgaatatttgaaatctaATGACGTAAAAGAACcaaaacagttgaagagctttaTGAATAAAAGACCTAAAATAATAGCTAAACCGCATAAAAAGATTTGTCATACTTTCCACAACTTTTCATTTCcaaaatgtaaactttaaacTGATGCAGCATATGCGACTTGAAACATATGTTCTTACAGACTGAGAgattaacacattttaaaacttcatcattttggaaataaagggtTATATGTCGGTCATTCATCAATATAACACTTTTTCAAATGTGCAATGCAacacttttgaaaaaagtaaacctTTTACAACAGCTTAACCTTTCACGCATACATACCCAAACATTGAATTGTAATGTAATTATCATGTTGTTATTGGGTGCACACTGAACATCAGTTATCACCACAGCAtgggaaatgtgaaaataatataattttggCCTTCAATAACTAGTTGAGATCAAATCTAATTTCTAGTCTACACTGACGAAGTGTGAACCAGTGTCAAACTAATTCAAAATGAATATGACAAAAATGCCTCAGTATTTCACGATTGTTAAAGACGTTAGCTGTTCAATGGTGCcgcttaaaaatatgttttccccCGACTAAAAACCCAAAACATTTTGACCACGCTCTTATAAGCTCATGGTAAGTGTTCAGTTTTgcttaaaagataaaaaaaaaaaaacccgaaaaACTTAAAGGCGAATACTATTTACAATTGATTTGAAGAaatattataactttatattaAAACCCTTTGTTTTCGAGTTCGCAGTTTTGTGCTTCGTGTAAATCTCATGAATGAAGCCATTATCGACTGTTTCCTTTGatactatttacaccactgggtcgatgccactgctggtggacgtttcgtccccgagggtatcaccatcccagtagtcaacacttcggtgttgacatgaacatcaataatgttgtcatttttataaatttcctgtttacaaaacattgaatttttcgaaaaactaagatattcttatccaaggcatagattaccgtcgccgtatttggcaaaaaattTTGGaactttggatcctcaatgctcttcagctttgtacttgcttggctttattaatatttgatatgagcgtcactgattagtcttgtgtagacgaaatgcgagtctggcgtactgaattatgatcctggtacctttgataactacttccGTTGATTGCTGCATGCTTTAATCTGTTTtcgtttatgttatttctatataatcaggctgttagttttctctttgttATAGATCA comes from the Mytilus trossulus isolate FHL-02 chromosome 3, PNRI_Mtr1.1.1.hap1, whole genome shotgun sequence genome and includes:
- the LOC134709268 gene encoding uncharacterized protein LOC134709268, whose product is MQKLQHAVSFAVKPQQPENKTTSQANSSSDNIGQSTTASNSISETKRSTNPTRHTINVRLHLWKKFKSSNDDVLNSGSSHHHDILMKKCLVLANGWMIFTEPNLKLLLIHDDEGHFQSKIYLSGRPFDLAIISSKLIAVSYGENRYVEIIDLATKDAMKSFNWETNCFGIANVSNHLYVVIEGRGIVVLDHTTGQLIKTIPIKINQKTFLVVTHDSIIYTNWIFNTVYCFDLLGNEKWQFKKNKLHRPIGLTVNRNGDVFVAGNVSGNIYYISSDGKRSKELVRDKEIMDLFLDNHTYRLLTYKSDGSAFKYFVES